Proteins encoded within one genomic window of Atribacterota bacterium:
- a CDS encoding NAD(P)-dependent oxidoreductase gives MSKLLLRVDGSCIPNPGKMAIGVVIYKDGNIVKKVNEIIGRGTNNIAEYQAVIRGLEEIKNIPAESVEFYCDSQLVVKQLNKQFKVKNKRMIPLYERIQELLNEIKVPVFFIWNRREENKIADNLARKLLIQEEQNNRALAANDLSICREGGEGNIFLVKNQKSKKTYHVNLDVPECDCYDFQNNCQKWNLECKHIIAARRYENDRQNLISESCNKTINVLVLSKMVSRENWVKLLNKSNKINSIPLNINFKAKKKTELNKLIAEADVIIGGELNEDNLQMAKNLKLFQIPFAGVDKQNLDAFRKFPKVNVCNVHGNSHAVSEHAICLLLALAKDLINTDRDLRKGKWHGFISQETTLQLHGRNLGIIGFGAIGLEIAKRALPFGMNIYAIKRKIKEEEQLEKIYGLTFLGNHESLEYVIKMSDFIIVAVPLTEKTNNMLDGDMLKLMKDKYLINIGRGRVVDEKALYHNLKNGHLAGAAIDTWYRYPDREHPETLPGKYPFHELGNIIMTPHNAGYSDKAVEENIQSVYNNITRIFYGEEPENKVDLSEGY, from the coding sequence ATGTCTAAATTATTATTGCGTGTTGATGGTTCATGTATTCCCAATCCGGGAAAAATGGCTATTGGTGTTGTAATCTATAAGGATGGAAATATTGTTAAAAAAGTAAATGAAATTATCGGCAGGGGAACAAACAACATTGCTGAATATCAGGCTGTAATCAGAGGATTGGAAGAGATAAAAAATATACCTGCAGAAAGTGTTGAATTTTATTGTGACAGTCAGTTGGTCGTGAAACAGTTGAATAAGCAATTTAAAGTAAAAAACAAAAGGATGATCCCTCTTTATGAGAGAATACAGGAATTACTAAATGAAATAAAAGTACCGGTATTTTTTATCTGGAATCGTCGGGAAGAAAACAAGATAGCTGATAATTTAGCAAGAAAGCTGTTGATACAGGAGGAACAAAACAACAGGGCTTTAGCCGCAAATGATTTGTCTATTTGCAGAGAGGGAGGAGAGGGGAATATTTTTTTGGTAAAAAACCAAAAGAGTAAAAAAACATATCATGTCAACCTTGATGTTCCAGAATGTGATTGTTATGATTTTCAAAATAACTGTCAAAAATGGAATTTGGAATGCAAACATATAATTGCTGCACGCAGATATGAAAATGATAGACAAAATCTGATTAGCGAGTCATGTAATAAGACAATAAATGTACTTGTTTTAAGCAAGATGGTCAGCAGAGAGAACTGGGTAAAACTATTAAATAAATCTAATAAAATTAATAGTATTCCCCTGAATATTAATTTTAAAGCAAAAAAGAAGACTGAACTAAATAAACTGATAGCAGAGGCGGATGTAATCATTGGTGGAGAGCTAAATGAGGATAACCTTCAAATGGCCAAGAATCTAAAATTATTTCAGATACCATTTGCAGGTGTAGATAAGCAGAACCTGGATGCTTTCCGGAAATTTCCAAAAGTTAATGTGTGTAATGTTCACGGAAACAGCCATGCTGTATCAGAACATGCAATCTGTTTATTATTAGCACTGGCAAAAGATTTAATCAATACTGACAGAGATTTAAGAAAAGGAAAATGGCATGGCTTTATTTCACAGGAAACCACACTCCAGCTTCATGGTAGAAACCTGGGTATTATCGGTTTTGGTGCTATTGGTTTAGAAATTGCGAAAAGGGCATTACCTTTCGGTATGAATATCTATGCCATTAAACGGAAAATTAAAGAGGAAGAGCAATTGGAGAAGATATACGGATTAACATTCTTAGGCAATCATGAATCCCTGGAGTATGTAATCAAAATGTCTGATTTTATTATTGTTGCAGTGCCCCTTACTGAAAAAACCAATAATATGCTGGATGGAGATATGTTAAAATTAATGAAAGATAAGTACCTTATCAATATAGGTAGAGGTAGGGTTGTTGATGAAAAGGCTCTCTATCATAACTTAAAAAATGGACATTTAGCCGGAGCGGCAATAGATACATGGTATCGTTATCCTGACAGAGAACACCCTGAAACATTGCCGGGAAAATATCCTTTTCACGAACTGGGTAATATTATTATGACTCCTCATAATGCCGGGTACAGTGATAAGGCGGTTGAAGAGAATATACAATCTGTTTACAATAATATTACCAGGATTTTTTATGGGGAGGAGCCGGAAAATAAAGTGGATCTCTCAGAAGGATATTAA
- a CDS encoding mucoidy inhibitor MuiA family protein, with the protein MIKKIIAVFFVMFIFSGVALSMTQEVIIDSQPTRINIYPNTGMIIRETEVELGEGFHKIVFDNILETFDERTINAELKGISEDAISIRNVSIEKVLLEVEPSIEIRQLKEEIVQLEKEIRLLISKKDTLKDKKGFLDSIIYYFQNQDISSDYIIQMPAVEQFERIYDFLDEKLKSNYEEELNYDLEIESLQEKIVFLEKQLQQIIDRQIDTKVIVTIELDVYKKSNPHILISYLVDNEISWRPAYDIRANINENSITIFTYALINQSTGTNWEDVYISLSTARPTVSGIMPTVEPWFLKPFQLEQRDSKMVQTPIMEEYALEAVSGDSMYEKNIVPVEHKGTSVTYNIPHKISVLSGNRQEKLLISEEELTGNFQYKAYPKESPFVYYNVSLKNNMDIPLLPGEANLFLEGGYIGNSSIDYIPTGEDFEVSLGIAENVRIQRKLIRKYVDETLIASIPSSKIATKYEYKIVLENYQDSESLCQIFENIPIPADDRIQVNIEDISLEPDIKDWNDKKGVWMWEVLLQPKEKIEINIGYTVIHPRDLQVIDLP; encoded by the coding sequence ATGATTAAAAAAATAATAGCTGTTTTTTTTGTTATGTTTATATTTTCCGGAGTGGCACTTTCGATGACACAGGAAGTGATAATAGATTCACAGCCAACCCGAATAAATATTTATCCCAATACCGGAATGATAATCAGAGAAACAGAAGTTGAACTGGGTGAGGGCTTTCACAAAATTGTATTTGATAATATTTTAGAAACATTTGATGAGAGAACAATCAATGCGGAATTAAAAGGAATCAGTGAAGATGCAATCAGTATAAGAAATGTAAGTATTGAAAAAGTTTTATTAGAAGTAGAGCCTTCTATAGAAATCAGGCAGTTAAAGGAAGAGATTGTGCAGCTGGAAAAAGAGATAAGACTGCTAATCAGTAAAAAAGATACTCTAAAAGACAAAAAAGGATTTTTAGATTCAATTATATATTATTTTCAAAACCAGGATATATCTTCTGATTACATTATTCAGATGCCAGCAGTGGAGCAGTTTGAAAGAATCTATGATTTTTTAGATGAAAAATTAAAATCAAACTATGAAGAAGAACTGAATTATGACTTGGAAATAGAATCACTTCAGGAAAAGATTGTTTTCCTGGAAAAACAATTACAGCAAATAATAGATAGACAAATTGATACCAAAGTAATAGTAACTATTGAGTTAGATGTCTATAAAAAAAGCAATCCACATATTTTAATATCATATCTGGTAGATAATGAAATCAGCTGGCGACCCGCTTATGATATCAGGGCAAATATCAATGAAAACAGCATCACTATCTTTACATATGCCTTAATAAATCAGTCTACTGGAACAAACTGGGAGGATGTTTATATTTCTTTATCTACTGCAAGGCCAACTGTATCAGGTATTATGCCTACCGTTGAACCGTGGTTTTTAAAACCATTCCAGTTAGAGCAAAGAGACAGTAAGATGGTACAGACTCCTATAATGGAGGAATATGCCTTAGAAGCAGTTTCAGGAGACAGTATGTATGAAAAAAATATTGTACCCGTAGAGCATAAAGGTACAAGTGTTACTTATAATATTCCTCACAAAATTTCTGTTTTATCAGGTAACAGACAGGAAAAGTTGTTAATCTCTGAAGAAGAATTAACAGGAAATTTTCAGTATAAGGCATATCCAAAGGAAAGCCCTTTTGTTTATTATAATGTATCTTTAAAAAATAACATGGATATTCCCTTACTACCCGGTGAAGCTAACCTATTTTTAGAAGGAGGTTATATAGGTAACAGCTCAATAGATTATATTCCCACGGGAGAAGACTTTGAAGTTTCATTAGGAATTGCGGAAAATGTTCGGATACAGAGAAAGCTAATTAGAAAATACGTAGATGAAACCTTAATTGCCAGTATACCTTCCTCTAAAATTGCCACTAAGTATGAATACAAAATAGTATTAGAAAATTATCAGGATTCGGAATCGCTATGCCAGATTTTTGAAAATATCCCTATTCCGGCGGATGATAGAATTCAGGTAAATATTGAAGATATCAGTCTGGAGCCTGATATAAAGGATTGGAATGATAAAAAAGGAGTATGGATGTGGGAAGTTTTATTACAGCCAAAGGAGAAGATTGAAATCAATATTGGGTACACTGTTATACATCCGAGAGATTTACAGGTAATAGATTTGCCATAA
- a CDS encoding MBL fold metallo-hydrolase: MGDKEIKITILIDNNSIIDRYFLAEPGLSIYIETDNKNILFDTGYSDAFLINAQKMKIDLLSLDYLVISHGHMDHTWGLPYLIRLISEAAIEGLSYHKPTVISHPDAFSSKKIPEIGAIGSMLDRNSLERFFPTKTSIKPLWLTPNVVFLGEIPRKYEFEAKTPIGKTCIEEREVDDFNFDDSAIAINSPEGLIIVTGCSHAGICNIIDYAISVCKEDRIYDIIGGFHLLNSPKEQLKNTIEYFKRINPKKLHACHCVDLKSKIALSQVSPLEEIGSGVVLQY; the protein is encoded by the coding sequence TTGGGGGATAAAGAGATAAAGATAACAATCCTGATAGATAACAACAGTATTATTGACAGATACTTTCTGGCTGAGCCGGGACTTTCCATATATATAGAAACTGACAATAAGAATATCTTATTTGATACCGGGTATTCAGATGCTTTTTTAATAAATGCTCAAAAAATGAAAATAGATTTATTGAGTCTTGATTATCTTGTTATTTCTCATGGACATATGGACCACACATGGGGTTTACCATATCTGATTAGATTGATAAGCGAAGCTGCAATAGAGGGATTGTCTTATCATAAGCCAACAGTCATTTCACACCCTGATGCTTTTTCATCTAAAAAAATTCCTGAAATCGGAGCTATCGGTTCCATGCTGGATAGAAATTCCCTGGAACGATTTTTTCCGACGAAGACTTCTATAAAACCACTATGGTTAACTCCCAATGTAGTTTTTCTGGGAGAGATTCCCAGGAAATATGAGTTTGAGGCGAAAACTCCGATTGGTAAAACCTGTATAGAAGAAAGGGAAGTTGATGATTTTAATTTTGACGATTCTGCCATAGCTATTAATTCCCCGGAAGGATTAATAATTGTCACCGGTTGCTCACATGCTGGTATTTGCAATATTATAGATTATGCAATATCGGTGTGTAAGGAAGACAGAATATATGACATTATTGGCGGATTTCATCTACTGAATTCACCAAAAGAACAATTAAAAAATACAATTGAATATTTTAAAAGGATTAATCCTAAAAAGTTACATGCCTGTCATTGTGTTGACTTAAAATCAAAGATTGCCTTATCACAGGTTTCTCCATTAGAAGAGATTGGTTCAGGGGTTGTCTTACAATATTAA
- a CDS encoding FprA family A-type flavoprotein, with product MAFRQLDSNIYCIGSIDWDRRLFDELIPLPDGTSYNSYLVKNKDEAILIDTVDPAKKEEFFQKLKEIKIKKISYIIAHHAEQDHSGCIKDVLIEYPGCRVITNKKCKGLLIDELHLEEKDFYEIKDGEIFQFGEMKFKFIFAPWVHWPETFLTYLINEKILFTCDFFGSHMATSELWARDDAYFYRAAKRYYAEIMMPFRKQIKGHLKKLDNVSIKIIAPSHGPVYKDPDFILNAYRDWVSEKVKNKVIIPYVSMHGSTEMMVSYLVDQLIKRDINVTPYNLIYTDIGDLAMDLVDAATVIIASPTVLTGPHPQIVYAAYLCNALKPKTKYAGIIGSYGWGSKMEENILQLISNLKVELLPTVMVKSYPRKEDLAKLDKLAEQIADNHNKLK from the coding sequence TTGGCATTCAGACAACTTGATAGCAATATTTACTGTATTGGTTCCATAGACTGGGATCGAAGACTTTTTGATGAATTAATACCCTTACCTGATGGGACCAGCTATAATTCCTATTTAGTAAAAAACAAAGATGAAGCAATTCTTATTGATACTGTTGATCCTGCAAAGAAGGAAGAGTTCTTTCAAAAATTAAAAGAAATAAAAATCAAGAAAATCAGTTATATTATTGCACACCATGCTGAACAGGACCATTCCGGATGCATAAAAGATGTATTAATAGAGTACCCAGGTTGTCGTGTTATCACAAATAAAAAATGTAAGGGATTATTAATCGATGAATTACACCTGGAAGAAAAAGATTTTTATGAGATTAAGGATGGGGAAATATTTCAATTTGGTGAGATGAAGTTTAAATTTATATTTGCACCATGGGTACATTGGCCGGAAACTTTTTTAACCTACCTGATTAACGAAAAAATATTATTCACCTGTGATTTTTTTGGCTCCCATATGGCTACAAGTGAATTATGGGCCAGGGATGATGCATATTTTTATCGTGCTGCCAAACGCTATTATGCAGAAATTATGATGCCTTTCAGGAAACAGATTAAAGGACACTTGAAAAAATTAGATAATGTTTCCATTAAAATTATTGCTCCATCACATGGTCCGGTTTACAAAGACCCTGATTTCATTCTAAACGCTTATCGTGATTGGGTATCTGAGAAGGTGAAAAATAAGGTGATAATTCCTTATGTTTCTATGCATGGCAGTACAGAGATGATGGTTTCATACCTGGTAGATCAACTTATAAAAAGAGACATCAATGTAACCCCATATAACCTTATTTATACTGATATTGGTGACCTGGCAATGGATTTAGTAGATGCGGCAACAGTCATTATAGCTTCCCCGACAGTGCTAACAGGTCCTCATCCGCAAATTGTATATGCTGCCTACCTCTGTAATGCTTTAAAACCCAAGACAAAATATGCAGGGATTATAGGTTCTTATGGATGGGGCAGTAAAATGGAGGAAAATATTCTTCAATTAATAAGTAATTTAAAAGTTGAATTATTGCCAACAGTAATGGTAAAAAGTTACCCCAGAAAGGAAGATTTAGCAAAACTTGATAAGCTGGCAGAACAAATTGCCGATAATCACAATAAATTGAAATAG
- a CDS encoding rubredoxin, with the protein MDKYKCTVCGYIYDPEKGDPESEIEPGTSFDDLPDDWVCPLCGAGKDEFEKEE; encoded by the coding sequence ATGGATAAATATAAATGCACAGTTTGCGGTTATATCTACGACCCGGAGAAAGGGGACCCGGAATCAGAAATTGAGCCCGGAACTTCTTTTGATGATTTGCCTGATGATTGGGTATGCCCCCTATGCGGAGCAGGCAAAGACGAATTTGAAAAGGAGGAGTAA
- the gatB gene encoding Asp-tRNA(Asn)/Glu-tRNA(Gln) amidotransferase subunit GatB: MQDDIVIGLEIHVQLLTQTKLFCHCSTDYIDREPNTNTCPVCLGLPGCLPVLNKKAVELAVRTAIALNCHINTTNIFHRKNYFYPDLPKAYQISQYDLPLAGEGYLEILTGNQNEKVRIRINRAHMEEDAGKLVHIEENGRITGSLVDYNRSCIPLLEIVTEPDIHSSDEAIIFLQNLRSIVQYLGVCDGNLERGSMRCDANISIRDSKTHQLGTKTEVKNMNSFRAIKKALDYEIIRQRKMIEDGEKILQETRRWDEANNKTISMRTKEEAHDYRYFPEPDLLPLTIESSWIKEIEDNLPELPADRKKRFVKDFGLSEYNADRLVEVKSLGDYFEEAVGHYKNYEKLTNWILSELLGYLSEDSIDISSSPVSAERLTELLVLIDRNIISGKIAKTIFEKMYKTGQRAEELVQESGLTQISDKSEIDTVIEKVISQNYQSVQDYHSGKEKALNYLVGQVMRYTKGRAQPDLVLDLLKEKVNKLSN, from the coding sequence ATGCAAGATGATATTGTAATTGGTTTAGAAATCCATGTTCAATTGTTAACGCAAACAAAACTATTTTGCCATTGCAGCACAGATTATATAGACCGGGAACCCAATACTAACACATGTCCGGTTTGTTTAGGATTGCCCGGATGCCTGCCGGTCTTAAATAAAAAAGCAGTGGAATTAGCTGTTAGAACGGCAATTGCTTTAAATTGCCATATAAATACAACAAATATTTTTCATCGAAAAAATTATTTTTACCCGGATTTACCAAAGGCCTATCAGATATCACAATATGATTTACCCTTAGCAGGGGAAGGGTATCTGGAAATTCTGACCGGTAATCAAAATGAAAAGGTCAGAATAAGAATAAATCGAGCCCACATGGAAGAAGATGCCGGTAAATTAGTACATATTGAAGAGAATGGCAGGATAACCGGTTCTTTAGTAGATTATAATCGTTCATGTATTCCATTGCTGGAAATAGTTACTGAACCGGATATACATTCTTCCGATGAAGCTATAATATTTTTACAAAATCTCAGGAGCATTGTTCAGTATCTTGGTGTCTGTGATGGCAATCTGGAAAGAGGGTCTATGAGATGTGATGCAAATATTTCTATAAGGGATTCAAAAACCCATCAATTAGGTACCAAGACTGAAGTTAAAAATATGAATTCATTCCGGGCAATCAAGAAGGCTCTGGATTATGAAATAATTCGACAGAGAAAGATGATTGAAGATGGTGAAAAAATATTACAGGAAACGAGAAGATGGGATGAGGCAAACAATAAAACTATTAGCATGAGAACCAAGGAAGAAGCACATGATTATCGATATTTTCCCGAACCTGATTTATTGCCTCTAACAATTGAAAGTTCCTGGATTAAGGAGATAGAAGATAACTTGCCTGAATTGCCTGCAGATAGAAAAAAAAGATTTGTGAAAGATTTTGGCCTTTCCGAGTATAATGCAGACAGATTGGTGGAGGTAAAATCATTAGGTGATTACTTTGAGGAAGCGGTAGGACATTATAAAAATTATGAAAAGCTGACTAACTGGATTCTAAGTGAGCTGCTGGGATATCTGAGCGAAGACAGTATCGATATTAGTTCAAGCCCGGTTTCAGCTGAAAGATTAACAGAATTATTGGTTTTGATTGACAGAAATATTATCAGTGGAAAGATTGCTAAAACAATTTTTGAAAAAATGTATAAAACAGGACAGCGAGCTGAAGAGTTGGTACAGGAAAGCGGTTTAACCCAAATTAGCGATAAGAGTGAAATTGATACTGTAATAGAAAAAGTTATCAGCCAAAATTACCAGTCAGTACAGGATTACCATTCTGGTAAGGAAAAAGCATTAAATTATTTAGTAGGACAGGTTATGCGATACACAAAAGGAAGGGCACAACCGGATTTGGTGCTTGATTTATTAAAAGAAAAAGTGAATAAATTGTCAAATTAG
- the gatA gene encoding Asp-tRNA(Asn)/Glu-tRNA(Gln) amidotransferase subunit GatA yields MVHEKELSVEQVILDIFSQIDKTDKIFKAYLRTNRDEALQEARVIDRKISNGEKIPPLAGLPVAVKDIICTEGIETNCASRILQGFIPPFNATVIRKIKDAGAIILGKTNMDEFGMGSSNENSAYQVTTNPWDITRVPGGSSGGSAVAVAADEALVALGTDTGGSVRLPASFCGVVGLKPTYGRVSRYGVIAYASSLDQVGVLTKSVQDAALMMNIICGYDEMDSTSAKVPVPDFLSACRDDISDLRFGVPGEYFKEGLNPEVKDAVLKAIDHISKLGGKVEEISLPSIEYALPAYYLIGMAEASSNLAKFDGVQYGLRIDDNDDLEDMYRKTRSSGFGPEVIRRIMLGTYALSSGYYDAYYLKAQKVRTVIKEDFDKVFKNIDIILCPASPVPAFKIGEKIDDPLTMYLTDTYTMPVNLAGLPGMSLNCGFTNEDNLPIGLQIISRAFEEENILRVGYNLERHYNQTLKIKRPKPPVG; encoded by the coding sequence ATGGTCCATGAAAAGGAATTATCAGTTGAACAGGTTATATTGGATATATTTAGTCAAATTGATAAGACTGATAAAATATTTAAGGCCTACCTGAGGACAAATCGGGATGAAGCATTACAGGAGGCAAGGGTAATAGATAGAAAAATAAGCAATGGTGAAAAGATTCCTCCTCTTGCAGGGCTTCCGGTGGCTGTAAAAGATATTATTTGTACAGAAGGTATAGAAACTAACTGTGCATCCAGGATTTTACAGGGTTTTATCCCTCCTTTTAATGCCACGGTTATCAGAAAAATAAAAGATGCTGGTGCGATTATATTAGGCAAAACAAATATGGATGAATTTGGTATGGGTTCATCTAATGAAAATTCTGCATATCAGGTAACTACAAACCCCTGGGATATTACCCGTGTTCCCGGAGGGTCCAGTGGTGGTTCGGCAGTAGCCGTAGCAGCAGACGAAGCACTGGTGGCTTTGGGAACAGATACCGGGGGTTCCGTTAGATTGCCTGCTTCATTTTGTGGGGTGGTTGGTCTTAAACCTACTTATGGACGGGTATCCCGTTATGGTGTTATTGCCTATGCCTCCTCTTTAGACCAGGTAGGTGTTTTAACTAAAAGTGTTCAGGATGCTGCTTTAATGATGAATATAATATGTGGCTATGATGAAATGGATTCCACATCAGCTAAAGTACCTGTACCGGATTTTCTTAGTGCATGCCGTGATGATATTTCAGATTTAAGATTTGGTGTCCCCGGAGAGTATTTTAAAGAAGGCTTAAATCCTGAGGTAAAGGATGCTGTACTAAAAGCAATTGATCATATATCAAAATTAGGTGGAAAAGTAGAAGAAATATCCTTACCGAGTATAGAGTACGCACTGCCTGCTTATTACTTGATAGGGATGGCAGAGGCAAGTTCGAATTTAGCTAAATTTGACGGAGTGCAATATGGCTTGAGAATAGATGATAATGATGACCTTGAGGATATGTACAGAAAAACGAGAAGTTCCGGATTTGGACCGGAAGTAATTCGCCGAATAATGCTTGGCACCTATGCTTTAAGTTCAGGTTATTACGATGCCTATTATTTAAAAGCACAAAAGGTCAGAACTGTAATCAAAGAAGATTTTGATAAAGTCTTTAAAAATATTGACATTATACTTTGTCCTGCCTCTCCTGTTCCTGCTTTTAAAATAGGCGAAAAAATAGATGATCCACTGACTATGTATTTAACTGATACTTATACAATGCCGGTGAACCTGGCAGGACTGCCCGGTATGTCCCTGAATTGTGGATTTACTAATGAGGATAATTTACCTATTGGATTACAGATTATCAGCAGGGCATTTGAGGAAGAAAATATATTACGTGTTGGCTATAATCTTGAAAGACATTATAATCAGACACTAAAGATTAAAAGACCAAAACCTCCAGTAGGCTAA
- the gatC gene encoding Asp-tRNA(Asn)/Glu-tRNA(Gln) amidotransferase subunit GatC, giving the protein MSEKIIEKKDVEYVAQLAKLELSEEQKELYVKQFNDILTYFKKLNELDTREVSPTSQILHSNLTFHEDIPRPSLPQEKVMNLTNSRKDGYFKVPKTL; this is encoded by the coding sequence ATGTCTGAAAAAATTATTGAGAAAAAAGATGTCGAATATGTAGCACAATTAGCTAAACTGGAATTATCTGAAGAACAAAAAGAATTATATGTAAAACAATTTAATGATATACTTACTTATTTCAAGAAATTAAATGAATTAGATACCAGGGAGGTAAGCCCTACTTCTCAAATATTGCATTCTAATCTTACGTTTCATGAGGATATTCCGAGGCCGTCACTGCCTCAGGAAAAAGTAATGAATTTGACTAATTCCAGAAAAGATGGATATTTTAAGGTTCCAAAAACATTATAA
- the ligA gene encoding NAD-dependent DNA ligase LigA — translation MGLTGNKSDIKKEINKLREVIRNHNYNYYILDKPLISDYEYDTLLNQLIKLEQKYPELIIPDSPTQRVGAKPLAEFKTAKHLVPMLSLSNAFSDKELLDFDKRIKKSYPSELFDYVVELKIDGLAIALVYEEGILIRGATRGDGFTGEDITQNLRTINSIPLKLRNNNQFQRIEVYGEVYMNKDSFKMLNEERIKKGENLFANPRNAAAGSVRQLDPAITAKRQLDTFIYQAMLPEKSEFRTHMEVLEFLRYAGFKVNPHIKHCRDIRDAIEYCDSWSKRKNDLNYEIDGMVIKINQLKIREQLGSTSKSPRWAIAFKFPAVQMTTVIKDIKVSVGRTGTLTPVAVLKPIIISGSRVQRATLHNEDEIRRKDIRIGDTVLVQKAGEVIPEVVKVIKENRNGKERKFNMPSKCPVCNSRVVKLNDEVATRCNNIACPAQVKERIKHFVSRQAMDIDGLGSALIEQLVDRKIINDFADLYYLKKDDLIKLERMAEKSSENIINAIKESKNRPLPNLLYALGIRYVGSYAAKVISQKIDNIYDLQNKSLDDLISIQEIGPKIAESIQLFFKERENLLIIDKLKDAGVKLSAVTGKEEKQLLDGTQFVITGTLESFSREQAKIEIEKLGGRVTGNVTGKTDYLVLGNDPGKKYQKALELNTKIIKEEDFKKMIGKSG, via the coding sequence ATGGGATTAACAGGAAATAAATCGGATATAAAAAAGGAGATAAACAAACTTAGAGAGGTAATTAGAAACCACAATTATAATTACTATATTCTTGATAAGCCTCTTATATCAGATTATGAATATGATACTTTGCTGAATCAATTGATTAAATTAGAACAAAAATATCCTGAATTAATTATTCCTGACTCACCTACGCAAAGAGTTGGAGCAAAACCCTTAGCTGAATTTAAAACTGCTAAACACCTTGTTCCTATGTTAAGTCTGTCCAATGCTTTTTCAGACAAAGAATTGTTAGATTTTGATAAAAGAATCAAGAAGAGTTATCCATCAGAATTATTTGATTATGTTGTTGAATTAAAGATAGATGGACTTGCAATTGCCCTGGTTTACGAAGAAGGGATTCTAATTCGCGGGGCAACCAGAGGCGATGGTTTTACCGGAGAGGATATTACTCAAAATTTAAGAACAATAAACAGTATACCATTAAAATTAAGAAATAATAATCAATTTCAACGTATTGAAGTTTACGGTGAAGTATATATGAACAAGGATAGCTTTAAGATGCTTAATGAAGAAAGAATAAAAAAAGGTGAAAACCTGTTTGCTAATCCCCGCAATGCCGCTGCCGGTTCAGTACGCCAGCTGGATCCTGCAATAACAGCAAAAAGGCAGCTCGACACCTTTATTTACCAGGCAATGCTACCTGAAAAAAGTGAATTCAGAACACATATGGAAGTATTGGAATTTTTAAGATATGCTGGGTTTAAGGTAAATCCGCATATTAAACATTGCCGGGATATAAGAGATGCTATAGAGTATTGTGATTCCTGGAGTAAAAGAAAAAATGACCTTAACTACGAGATTGACGGAATGGTGATAAAAATTAACCAGTTAAAAATCAGAGAACAACTTGGCTCCACTTCTAAAAGTCCCCGTTGGGCAATAGCCTTTAAATTTCCCGCTGTGCAGATGACAACTGTAATAAAAGATATTAAAGTAAGTGTTGGCCGAACCGGAACTCTTACCCCGGTAGCTGTTTTGAAACCGATAATTATTTCCGGGTCAAGAGTTCAGAGAGCTACATTGCATAATGAAGATGAAATTAGAAGAAAGGATATTCGGATCGGGGACACTGTACTGGTACAAAAAGCTGGAGAAGTTATTCCTGAAGTGGTAAAAGTAATCAAGGAAAATCGTAATGGTAAAGAAAGAAAGTTTAATATGCCATCGAAATGTCCTGTTTGTAATTCCCGTGTCGTAAAATTAAATGATGAAGTCGCTACTCGCTGTAATAATATTGCCTGTCCTGCTCAGGTAAAAGAGAGGATTAAGCATTTTGTTTCCAGGCAGGCAATGGATATTGATGGCCTGGGTTCAGCCTTAATAGAACAGCTTGTTGACAGGAAGATTATCAATGATTTTGCTGATTTGTATTATCTGAAAAAGGATGATTTGATTAAACTGGAAAGAATGGCAGAAAAATCATCGGAAAATATAATAAATGCTATAAAAGAAAGTAAAAACAGACCTTTACCTAATTTGCTGTATGCTTTGGGCATTCGCTATGTTGGCAGTTATGCTGCGAAAGTAATTTCCCAAAAAATAGACAATATTTATGATTTACAAAATAAGAGCTTAGACGATTTAATCAGTATTCAGGAGATAGGTCCTAAGATTGCAGAGAGCATTCAATTATTTTTTAAGGAAAGAGAAAATTTATTAATAATTGATAAATTAAAGGATGCAGGAGTTAAACTGAGTGCAGTAACAGGAAAAGAGGAGAAGCAACTGTTGGATGGTACTCAATTTGTTATAACCGGCACACTGGAAAGTTTCAGCAGAGAACAGGCAAAAATTGAAATTGAAAAATTAGGCGGGAGAGTCACCGGTAATGTAACAGGGAAAACAGATTATTTAGTATTAGGAAATGATCCGGGTAAGAAATATCAAAAAGCATTAGAACTGAATACAAAAATAATTAAAGAAGAAGATTTTAAAAAAATGATAGGTAAAAGCGGATAA